CAACCAGGCGCTGGGCATGCGCCGAGCGGAGCAGGCGCGCCGCTATCTGGTGGACAAGGGCATCGATGCCGGACGCATCGACATGGTGAGCAACGGTGAAGAGAAGCCGGTGTGCACCGAGCACGAAGAGTCGTGCTGGTCGCAGAACCGCCGCGACGAGTTCGTAATCGTGGCCGGTGGCGACAACCTGATGCCGCCGCGGTAACTCGTTACCCGCATGGCAGTTGACGCGCGGGGGGCTCCGGCTCCCCGCGCGTTTGCCTTGCGCACTCGAGTTGCCCGGTGTGATCCGGTAGGGTAGGGTAAAGGGAAGGGGACGGGATCCGGAGGTGCTATGAAGAGACGCACAATGATGCTGTTGGCAGCGGCCGGGACGGCACTGTTCTCGGGGTCGGCGCTGGCCCAGGGGCGCCCGCTGCCGCCACAACCCCCGCCGCCGCGCACGCAGCAAGCCACGGCGGGTGCGGCCATTCCGCCGGCACCTCCGGCTCCGGCCATGCTGGCGCCGCGGGCGTATTATCCGAACGTCTACGGGCAGCCGGCCTTCTACACCTCGGTGCCGGTGACCGTGGCCTCGGACGGGCGGGTGTATGCCAACTTCGGGTTCGGTTACACGCTGGTGCCGCAGCAGTGTTCGGTGCAGCGACTCAGGCAGCGAGGCGATGGCGCGGGTACCGTCCACGGCCAGGTCGTGCAGCCCCACGCGACGCAGCCGGTGCCGCAGGGTGTGACGCCGGCGCCGAACCCGAACGGCACGTCGGCCGCGCAGCCGGAAACCGGTCCGTGCTGGACGCGCGCGCCGAATGGTTTGGTCGTGGTGTACCGCTAGCGCGCCAGGCGACGATCAGCGAACGGTGCGCGGGGCGAGGGCGATCAGCCCTCGCCCTTCTTCACACTGTCGGCGACGGGCTCGAAGATACGGCGCACGCCGCGCCATACCCGCACGAGTGCCTCGTTGCGGCGGTCGAACGTGGTCTCGATGACGCGGCCGGCAGTGACGCTGGCGTGGACGTACCGGCCGTCACCCACGTAGATGGCCACGTGGCTGGCGCCCTGCTTGGAGCGGCCGAAGGTGAGCAGGTCGCCGGGTCTGAGTTCGCTGGTGTCGCGGGGCACCGCCTCGCCGATGCGGGCCTGGAGCCGCGCGGTGCGGGGGGCCGAGATGTCGAGCAGGCCGAGCACGTACTTCACAAGGCCGCTGCAGTCGAAGCCCCGCTCGGGCGACGCACCGCCGCGCACGTAGGGTGTGCCGATCTGGGCGCGGGCGAGGGCAACGATCGAGTCGCGCATCGCGTCGGCCGACGCGGTGAACCGGGCGAAGGGCTTGGGGCCGTCGGTGGTCGCCGCGGCGTCGAGCAGATGACTGAGCTTGGACCCCGGGACCGCGATCGAGGTACGGGACGCAGCCACCGGTTCTGGGTCCTGAGCACGCACCGCCGGCACCCACAGGAGAGCGGCCGCGAGCGCGAGGCTGGCGGCACGCAGCGCGCGCGTGGAGCGAGTGGACGGAGCGAGGTGGATGCGCATGCCAGCGGGACGGAACGTGGCGAAACACGAAGCCAGGGACGGACCTGGCTACGGGAAAGGACAATGAAAGATGGCGCGGTTCGACGCGTGCGGTCAACCGGGGGAGGGAACCTTTGTGCCGGGAGCTACCGGATGCCCAGCGCTTTGTGTGTCTGGAGGCTCAGCCGCCACTGCGGGTGCGCGAGGGAGTAGGCGAGTGCCGCCCGCGTGTTGCCCTCGAGGTGCGGCCCGTCCATCGGCTGCAGCGAGAAGTGCGCGAAGTCGAGTGCCGCGTAACGGTCGGGTTCGCCGCCGGCCTGCGGATACACGAGTTTGAGTTCGTCACCGTGCGTGAGCACGAGGGGGGCGTCGGCTTTGGGGCTCACGCACACCCAGTCGATCCCGGGCGGCGCGAGCAGCGTGCCGTTGGTCTCCACCGCGACCTCGAAGCCGCGGGCGTGCAGGGCGTCGACGAGCGGGGCATCGAGCTGGAGCAGCGGCTCCCCTCCGGTGCATACCACGTAGGGGCGCCCGCGTGCGGCCGCAGTCCGCGGCCACCGGGCGGCGACGGCGCTAGCCAGGGCGTCGGGCGTCTCGAACCGCCCACCGTCGGGCCCGACGCCCACGAACTCGGTGTCGCAGAACTTACATATCGCGGCGGTGCGGTCGGCCTCGCGCCCCGACCAGAGATTGCAGCCGCTGAACCGGCAGAACACGGCGGGGCGGCCGGCGTGGAAGCCCTCGCCCTGCAGGGTGTAGAAGATTTCGCGGACGGTGTACACGAGAGAATATTACGGAGCGCCGGGGTCGAACGGCAGGACGCAGGCTCTCGGCGGACCGCTCCCAGCCTCCGGTTGCGGCGTCATTCGTGGTGTCAACCGCCGGCGTACCGCGCCGGATCCTTCACCCCAGCTTCGGCAAATCCCTTGAGCCGCAGCAGGCAGGCGTCGCAGTGGCCACACGCCGCGCCCAGTGCGTCGGGATCATAGCAACTCGTGGTGAGGGAGTAGTCGACTCCCAACGACCTGCCCAGCCGAATGATGTCGGCCTTTGATAGGTCGATCAGCGGCGTGCTGATGCGGATGGGGGCGGTGCCCTCCACGCCGCTGCGCGTAGCGAGATTCGCCATGCGCTCGTACGCCTCGATGTACTCGGGGCGGCAGTCCGGGTACCCGGAATAGTCCAGCGCGTTGACGCCGATGAAGATCCGGCGGGCGCCGAGCACGTCGGCCCAGGCCAGGGCGAACGAGAGGAAGATCGTATTGCGCGCCGGGACGTACGTGATCGGGATGCCGGCGCCCATCTCGGCGGGTTCGCGGTCCTTGGGCACCGGCTCGGTTCCGGTGAGCGCCGAGCCGCCGAACACCCGCAGGTCGATGTCGGCGATCACGTGCTCGGCCACCGCGTAAGCGGCAGCCACGCGGCGCGCGGCGTCGAGTTCATGCACGTGGCGCTGGCCGTAGCGAAACGAGAGGGCGTACACGGAGTAGCCCTTCGACCTGGCCACGGCCAACACGGTGGTGGAATCGAGACCTCCGCTCAGCAGCAGCACCGCCTTGGCGGGTTCGCTCATACCGGCAGGCTATCGCGTGGCCGCGGTGAGCGCGGCGTCGAGGTCGGCGATGAGATCATCCGCGTGCTCGAGGCCAACCGACAGCCGGAGCAGCCCGGGCGGCGTCTTGGTGTCGGGCGGTTCCACGAGAATGCGATGCTCGATGAGCGACTCGGTGCCGCCAAGGCTGGTGGCGCGCGTGATCAAACGCACCGCGCCGATGACCCTGGCCGCGGCCTCTCGTCCGCCTGCGACTTCGAAGCTGAGCATGGCGCCCGGAGCGCTCATCTGTCGCGCGGCCAGCGCGTACGCATGGTGTGACGGCAGGCCCGGATAGTGCACGGCGCTCACCGCGGACTGATGCGCCAGCCAGCCAGCAATGCGCCCTGCGTTCTCGGTCATCGCGCGCATGCGCCAGGGGAGCGTGCGGATGCCGCGCAGGGTGAGCCAGCAGTCGAAAGGTGACGGCACGGCGCCCCCGGTGGCCTGCACGGTGCGCACCCGCTCCCAGAACCCGTCGGCCTGCGCGGTCACGAGGGCGCCGCCGAGCACGTCACTGTGCCCGCCGAGGTACTTGGTGGCCGAGTGGAGTGCGATGTGCGCGCCCAGCTCGAGCGGGCGCTGGAGCACCGGCGTAGCCCACGTGTTGTCCACTACCACATGGGCGCCAGCGGCGCGGCCGAGTTCGGCGAGCGCGGTGATGTCCACCACGCGGACGAGCGGATTGGAAGGGGTCTCGACCCAGAGCAGTCTGGTGCGCGAATCCACGCTGCGCCGCACGGCGGCGAGGTCGGTCATATTTACGAGCGTGAGTTCCAGACCCCAACGGGCGAACAGTTCGCGCATGAGCTTGATTGTGCCATAGTACGCGTCGTCGGGGGCCACGACACGGGCGCCGGTCTCCAGCGCCTGACAGAGGGCCATGGCGGCCGCGGATCCCGACGCGAAACAGGCCGCATCGACTCCCCCTTCGAGCGCCGCGAGGCACGTTTCCAGCGCGTGCCGGTTGGGGTTGTCGTTGCGGGTGTAGAGGTAGCCGCTGGGCAGGCCACCGTCGGGGGCGCGCTCGAAGGTCGTGGAGAGCTGGATGGCCGGCGTGACGGCGCCGGTCGCGGGGTCGGGGGCATGGCCCGCGTGGACAGCGGTGGTCTCGATGTGCATTCGTGCGCCTGGGAATGGTAGGACGGTAGGACAGTCGGACGGCGTACCGCGTGACGATAACACGTTGACGGTTCCGATGCAGTTCCCCTCCTACCCGCCTACTCTCCTATCCCGATCAGCATCCCACGCCCCCGCCGCGTAGTCTGTACGTCAGTCCCTACCCCAACCGGAACGCCCCGTGACCCCCCCTCCTATCCTCCGGCGCGTGTGCGCCATGCTCGTCCTGCCCGCCGCGCTCGCGGCCCAGGAGCAGCAGCTTCCGCTCAAGCACAAGCCACAGCCGACCACGGCCGCCATCTCGGCCAGCGATCTCATGACGCGGCTGTACATCTTTTCCGACGACTCCATGCAGGGCCGCGAGACCGGCACCGTCGGGCACCTCAAGTCGACGGCTTACATCGCGGGCCAGGTCAAGGCGCTCGGCCTCAAGCCGGCGGGTGACCACGGCACGTATTTCCAGAATCTGCCTGTGTTCCAGCGGTCCCTCGATCCGGCCTCGACGATCGCGGTGGCAGGCACGCGGCTCAAGGCGTTCACGGACTTCGTGGTCAGTCCCGGACGCGGCGGTGATCCGCGCTCCATCGATGGCGCACAGGTGATCTTCGGTGGCGAACAGGGCGATACGGTGGCGCAACTCACCGCCGATCAGGTGCGCGGCAGGCTGGTCGTGCTCACGGCGCGCCCGGGCGGCCGGGGACGCGGGCGTGGTTTCGGCGGCTTCGGGCGCGGCCGCGGCGGCGCCAATCCGCTGGCCGATGCGGCCGGGATCGCGACGGTCGAGACGGGCGAAGCCTGGGACGCCGCGGTGAAAGCGGCTCGTCCGCGTGCGGGCAACGTGATCTTCAAGAATCCCGACGCCGCGCCGCTGCCGGAACAGGCGGCGACGCTCACGATCGACGAGCACGCGGCCGAGGTGCTGCTCGGCATGCCCGTGGCGCGGGCCACCAAAGGCGCGCTCGGCGCGACGGTCAAGGGCAACCCGAAGTTCGACGAGAAGCCGGCGCCGGCGCGCAACGTGGTGGCGATCTTGCCGGGCAGCGATCCGTCGCTCCGCGGGGAGTACGTGGCGATCGGCGCACATAACGACCACATCGGCATTCGCCAGGGTCCGCCGGTGGATCACGATTCGCTCCATCTGTACAACGCGGCGCGGTACGCCATCACCGGCATGCTCGCTCGCGGCCAGCGGCCAACTGCCGAGCAGCAGCAGGCGTTGGACAACATCCACCTCAACCTCGACAGCGTCCGCAGGCTGCGGCCCATTCGCCGCGATTCCATCGACAACGGCGCCGACGACGACGGATCGGGCTCCGTGACGGTGCTGGAACTCGCCGAGGCGTTCGCCAAGGGCAGGATCAAGCCCAGGCGGTCGATCATCTTCGTCTGGCACGTGGGCGAGGAGAAGGGGCTGTGGGGTTCTGAGTGGTTCACCGATCATCCCACCGTGGCGCGCGATTCGATCGTGGCGCAGCTGAACATCGACATGGACGGTCGCGGCGACGCCAGCGACCTGCCGGTGGGCGGCCCAACGTATCTGCAGCTCGTCGGATCGCACCGGCTGTCCACCGAACTCGGCGATCTCGTCGAGTCGGTGAACAAGACGGAGAAGATGCCGTTCGCGTTCGACTACCGGTACGATGCACCGGGCCAGGCCGACAACATCTACTGCCGCAGCGACCATTACAACTATGCCCGCTACGGCATTCCGATCACGTTCTTCACCACGGGCCTTCACGGCGACTACCACCAGGTGACCGACGAGCCGGAGTACATCGACTACGATCACATGGCGCGCGTGTCGCAGCTGGTGTTCGATGTGGCGGTGAAGGTGGCGGACCTGAACCATCGCGTGGTAGTGGACCAGCCCAAACCGGCCGATCCGCACGCGCGGTGCGTGAACAACGGGGCGCCGCTGGCGACTGGGAACTGAGAACTACGGTAGGAGGGTAGGAGAGTAGGACGGATAACTGCGTAACGCCGTCTACTCTCCTACCCTCCTATTCTCACCCGCCGCGCCGAACCTCAAGTCTTCAATCCGCCCACCAGTGCTTTGAGCTCCACGCTCTCCTGCAGCAACAGGTTACTCGACGAGGTCATCTCCTCGCACGCCGCGCTCTGCTCTTCGGTGGAGGCGTTCACCTCCTCGGCGGCGGCGGCGTGGTTCTCGGCGGTCTTGCCGATCGTGTCGAGCCCGGCGATGGCGCTGGCTACGGCGCCGGCGTTCTGCTCGGCGGCGGCCGACACGCCGCTGGCGGCGACCTTGGTCTTTGCGGCAGCGGTGCCGATCACGAGCAGCGCCTGGTCGATCTCGCGCGACAAGCGCTCGATCTCGCCCACCCGGGAGGCGCCCGTTTCCATGGCGCGGGCGCTCGACGAGACGCGCGTCGTGACCAGGCTCGTCATCTGGACCACGTCCTGCGCCGCTTTCTGTGACTGCTCGGCGAGCTTGCGCACCTCGTCGGCCACCACGGCGAAGCCGCGGCCGGCGTCGCCGGCGCGTGCCGCTTCGATCGCCGCGTTGAGCGCCAGCAGGTTGGTCTGCTCGGCGATCTGACTCACCGAGTGCACGAACCGTGTGATGTCGGCCGCGGCGGCGCTGAGCGCCGCGACCTCGCCGGCGGCCTGTTCCACGCCGTTCTTCACGTCGGCCAGGATGCCCAGGGCGCGTTCGATCTCGGCGCGCTTCTCGGTGGCCGAGCGTTCGATGTCGCTCGCCAGCGTCTGCACCTCATCGGCGCGAGCCTTGACCTGACCCGACGCGTTGCGCACGGTGGTGAGGGTCTCGTCCACGGCGTGGAGCTGGTACACCTGGGTCTCGGCACCGTGCGACACCTCCGACATGGCGTTGGCCATGTGGCTCGCCGACACCGCGATCTCCTCAGAAACCGACGAGAGTTGGTGCGCCGAACTGGACACGCTCTCGGCGGTGCGGGCGGCCGCCGCGACGACGCGCGACAGCGAATCGCCGGTGCGGTTCATGGCGTCGGCGAGAATACGGAATTCGCCTGGCATCTGGGCGGTGTTGCGCGCCGTGAGGTCTCCGCGGCTCAGCCGCTCGGCGTGGCCCACCAGTGCCGAGAGGGGGCGGCTCACCGATCCCACCGTGACCACGACCACCGTGACGCCGATGACCACGGCCAGACCGATGAGCACGAGCAGCAGGTTCGCCCGGCGCTTGGTGTCGGATGCGAGTGAGGCCGCGGCGGTGGCAACCTTCTGTGACTTGAGTTGGGCGAGGCGATTGATGTTGGCGAGCAGGGGGTCGACGACGGCACGGGCGCTTGCGGCCTCCTGATGCGCCTCGGCGGTGCGGCCGAGGTCGGCCAGGCGGTGCGCCAGGGTGTACTTGATCTCGAGGTCCGACAATCGCGCATCGATCGTCGCGAGCACGCCGATCTCCGTTGCGGTCTGTCCCGGGCGGTCGTTCATCTGGCGCTGGATGGCGTGCGCCGCCCAGCCCTCGTCGCGGAACACCCGCTCCGACGTCGTGTCGCGGCTCTCCAGATATTGGGCGCCGGCCTCGATCGTCTGCGCGACGTCGGCCGAGAGTTGCGCGGCCAGCCGCGATTCTTCCTGCACGCCGGAGAGCGTGGCGGTCATGTTGTCGGCCAGGGTGGACATCGAGCTGCGGGCCATGGCGCCGGCCATGACGAGCAGTGCGACGAGAATGCCGAAACCACCCCAGAGGCGGCCGCCGATCGTGCCCAGCTCGCCGAGCGACAGCTTCATGGCGAGCCCTCCACCACTCGGAGCGCTCCATTGTGGATCATGGTCATCACCACCGTCTTGCCCACCGGATCGCCGTTGGCCCCGAAGTAGATATTGCCGGTGACGCCCTTGAATGCCGACGCCGCGTTCAGTCCAGCGAGATAATCACGGATTTTGGCGCGGTCGGGGCCCACCCGGGTGAGCGCCTCGTAGAGCAGGTTCGTGGCGTCGTAGGCGAGCGCCGCGTTGCCGTCGGGGGTGAGGCCGAACTTGGCGCGGAACTCGTGCACGAACTTCTGCGCTCCCGGATCGGGGTTCTCGGCGCTGAACGGCGCGCCCACGAACACGCCTTCGGCGCTCGTCGTGTCCACGGACAGCCCGGTCCATCCGTCGCCGCCGAGCAGCGTCACGCCGAACTTCTGGCGGCGCACTTCGTTCACGAAGGCGCGGCCCGACGCGTCGGTGCCGGCCACGAAGACGAGATCCGGATTCTCGCCTTTGATGTACGACACGTACGGCTCGAAGTTCTGGGAATCGGCGGCGATCGGGTCGAAGCTGAGGACGGTCCCCGTGAAGTTCCGGCGGAACGCATCGGCGAGACCGCGCCCGTAGGCGTTGTTCTCGTAGAGCACGGCGGCGCGACGCTCGCCCAGGCGCGTGCCCGCGAACTTGGCCATGTGCAACCCGTTCATCGAGTCGCTCGAGATCACGCGGAACACCCAGGGTGAGATGCCGGTGAGCGCGGGCGACGTGGCCGTGGTGGCCATCGAGACCAGGTGGCCGGCGTCGTAGATCTTGGCCGCGGCGACTTCGGTGCCGGAATTCACGTGGCCGATCACGGCGACGACAGCGGGATCGGTCACGAAATGGTGGGCGATGTTCGTGGCTTCCTCGCCGTCCGCGTGGTCGTTCTGCCAATCGATCTCGACGGGATGCTGGGCGTAGTCAGGGCGTGCCTTGATCTGGTCGTAGGCGAGTTCGATGCCGCGCCGGTTCATCGCACCGTACGCCTCATCCCACGGACCGGCCGCTCCGAACCGCACGACCGCCCCGGAGCCGGAGCCGCCGCAGGCGATCAGCAGCAGACTGAAGAGAGGGAGGAGCCTTTTCACGAGAGGAAGGGGGACGACGGTAGGGAAGGGCGAAGCATGGCGTCGTCGCCATCGGTGCTGGGTATGCTACAGGGTACTTCTGTAGTGGACCCAATGTAACCAACTTCACCGACGGCGGCACGGGCGCCGGGGTCGACAGTTCCGGCAGCGACGGTCACGATGACCGCGCCGTGGCCGGGTGCTACTGGGCGGTCTTGAATACGCCGCGGAGGAACACGAGCGTACGCGTCCAGGCCGCCTCGGCGGCGACCTTGTTGTATGCCGTGGGCCGTGTGTCGTTGAAGAAGGCGTGCCCCGCGTCGTACCAATGGACATTGAACGTCTTGCCGGCGGCGTGCGCCTTGGCGACCATCGCCTCCACCTGCGCGGCGGGGATCGACTGGTCGCTCTTGCCGAAATGCGCGAGCACGGGGCCGGAGAGTTGTGTGACGTCGGGGTCCACCTTGGGATGGATGCCGTAGAAGTCCACGGCGGCGCCGACCAGATCAGGGTGTGCGCAGGCCGCGAACAGCGCCAACTGACCCCCCATGCAGAAGCCCAGGGCCGCGACCTGGCGCGAGGTGACGTCGTCGCGGCTCAACAGGTACTTCGCCGCGCCGCGCATGTCGTTGCCGGCTTCGGCGATGTTGAGCGCCATGAGCAGCTTGCCGGCGTCGTCGGGGCTCTTGGTGACCGTGCCGTGATACAGGTCGGGCGCGAGCGCCACGAACCCCTGGGCGGCGAACCGATCGACGAGGTCCTTGATGTGGTCCACGAGGCCCCACCACTCCTGGATGACGAGCAGCCCCGGCCCCGAGCCGAGCGGCGGCGTGGCGAGGTACCCGGACCCGTCGCGTCCGTTGATCGGGAAGGTGACCATCTTGCCGGCCATAGCGCACTCCTTGTTGCGAGAAACCGTCCGCGCTACCTGCCGCGCACCTGCTGTTGCGTGAGGCAATGCAGCGTGCCGAGACCCCACACCAGATCGACGGCGTGGATGCCGACCACGCGATGAGCGGGAAAGATCTCGGCGAGAATGTTGAGCGCGACGCGATCGTTGGGGTCATTGAAGGTGGGGACGATCACGACGTCATTGGCAATGTAGAAGTTGGCGTAGCTCGCCGGCAGCCGCACGCCGTCCATCATCACCGGGCGCGGGTACGGCATCTTGATGACGGTGAAGTCGCCCTTCCTGCCGCCCGCCGCCTCGAGCCGCTTCAAGTTGTCCACGGAGCGGAGGTGGTTATCGTCGGATGGGTCTTCCTCGTAGGCGAGCAGGACCACGTCGTGGGCGGCGAACCGCGCCACGTCGTCCACGTGCCCATGGGTGTCGTCCCCCACGCACCCCTCACCCAGCCAGATCGTCTTGCGAATGCCCAGCCACTCGGCGAATGCCCGTTCGTACGCGGCGCGCGTCATTCCCGGATTGCGCGCCTGCACGTCGGAGAGCAGGCACTCCTCGGTCACGAGCAGCGTCCCGCGGCCGTCGGTATCGATAGCGCCGCCCTCGAGCACCATCGGTGCGCCGTCGGGGCGCGTGGCCGCCGTGCGGGGCACGCCCGAGAGGCGCGCGATGGCCGCTCCCACTTTGCGGTCGCGGGAGAAGTTGTCGTATTTCGCCCAGGCGTTGAACGCCCAGTTCATCCACTCGGCGCTGCCGTCCGGCCGGACGACCGACGTGGGAGCGGAGTCGCGCAGCCACACGCGGTCGGTGGGCACCAGGTGCAGCCGGACGTTGGCGGTGACCCCGTGTGCCGCCAGAAAGGCCCGCGCCCGTGCGCGCACGTTTTCGTTGTGGCACAGGATCTCCACTGGCTCGCACGCCGCCAGTACGCGCGCGATCTCGGCGTACACCCAGTGCACCGCCTCGAGCTTGCCGGGCCAGTCGGGCTCGTGATGCGGCCACGCGATCCACGTTGCGACGTGCGGCTCCCACTCGGCGGGGAACCGGCGCTGCGAGGTGGGCGTGGTGCGTTTACGAACCGAGGTAGCGCTGGAGGATCGGGGCGTAGGCATCGATGCGGCGGTCGCGGAGAAACGGCCAGTTGCGGCGCGTTTCCTCGATCAGTGTGGGATCGCACGTCGCAATCAACACCGCAGGGTCCGTACCGGCGTCGGCGACGAGGCGACCGAAGGGGTCGCTGATGAATGAATGCCCGAAGAACTCGAGACCCGCGGTGCCAGGCTCCGCTTCGAAGCCCACGCGGTTGGGCGACGCGACGTACACGCCATTGGCGATGGCGTGCGCGCGCTGCGCGGTGCGCCACGCATCTACCTGCGTCGCGCCGAACTCGGCCTTCTCGGCCGGATGCCAGCCGATCGCGGTGGGATAGAACAGCACGTCCGCCCCGAGCAGCGCGGTGATGCGGGCCGCCTCGGGGTACCACTGGTCCCAGCAGATGAGCACGCCGACGTTGGCGTAGCGCGTCTTCCAGACCTTGAAGCCCGTGGCCTGCGCCGCCACGCGCGCATCGAGCGTCGCATCGGGTGTGCCATCACCGGGTGTGAAGTAGTACTTCTCCAGATAGAGCGGGTCGTCGGGAATGTGCATCTTGCGATACACCCCGAGCAGCGATCCGTCGGCGTCGATAACGGCCGCCGAGTTGCGGTACACCCCGGGCGCCTGCTTCTCGAACAGTGGCACCACGATAACGACCGCCAGCTCCCGGGCCAGGCGCTGCATCGCGTCGGTGGTCGGGCCCGGAATCGGCTCGGCGATGTTGAATCGCTCGGCGTGCTCGACCTTGCAGAAGTAGGGCGCGTTGAAGAGTTCCTTGAGGCAGATGATCTGCGCTCCGCGCGCAGCCGCATCGCGGACGCGCGCCGTGGCCGCGGTCAACGCCGCCTTGGGATCAGCGACTGCTGCGTCCTGGATGATGCCCACGGTGAAAGGCTGCCTACTCATGCGGGAAAGTTGCAGTCGCCGGACACCGGCAGGAAGGGTGTGGGGCAAGATCGCCGGGTGGCCGGCCGGCAGCGGCCGGGCCCCGACTATGTTGAGGAACGTCCATCAATCGACTCGTCCCCCGCCATGGCTCTCTCCGCCACGATCTACAATTTCGAGATTCAGCTCGCCGACGTGGACCGCGGCGTGTACGAGTCGCTCGCCTTCAAGGTTGCCCAGCATCCGTCGGAGACGTCCGAATATCTGCTCACGCGTGTCATTGCGTACTGCCTGGAGTATCAGGAAGGCATTGCCTTTTCCAAAGGGCTGGCGGAGCCCGACGAGCCAGCGGTCGTGGTACGTGACCTCACCGGCGCGTTGCGGGCGTGGATCGAGATCGGAACGCCCGATGCGGCGCGCCTCCATCGGGCGAGCAAAGCCGCGCCGCGGGTGGCCGTGTACACACACCGGGACCCGCGGGCGCTCGTGCGGCAACTGAGCGGCCAACGCATCCACCGGCGCGAGGCGATCGACGTGCACGGCGTGGACTTCGAGCTACTCGCCGCACTGGCTGAGCGCCTCGAACGCCGGATGAAGTTCGACCTGTCAGCCACCGGCGGCGAACTGTACCTCACGCTGGGCGACCGCACGCTCACCGGCCCGGTGTCGCGGCACTCGCTGGCCGAAGGGTGACCGTGCCCGGGGCGGCTGGCTAGCCGGCGCTCCCCGGCGGGACCAGCACCCGCAGCACTCCCGGCCGGCTCTCCACGCGAACGTGGGTAGACGTGGCGCGGCGAAGTTCGCCGTCGGCCTCGTAGAGCGGCGGCGCCGCGAACCGCAGCGAGAAGGTGGCCGCGCGCCTCGCCGATACGCGCGGATGACTCAGATGTGTGCCCCTGGCGGCGCGGGCGAGCA
The window above is part of the Gemmatimonadaceae bacterium genome. Proteins encoded here:
- a CDS encoding dienelactone hydrolase family protein; protein product: MAGKMVTFPINGRDGSGYLATPPLGSGPGLLVIQEWWGLVDHIKDLVDRFAAQGFVALAPDLYHGTVTKSPDDAGKLLMALNIAEAGNDMRGAAKYLLSRDDVTSRQVAALGFCMGGQLALFAACAHPDLVGAAVDFYGIHPKVDPDVTQLSGPVLAHFGKSDQSIPAAQVEAMVAKAHAAGKTFNVHWYDAGHAFFNDTRPTAYNKVAAEAAWTRTLVFLRGVFKTAQ
- a CDS encoding carbon-nitrogen hydrolase, giving the protein MSRQPFTVGIIQDAAVADPKAALTAATARVRDAAARGAQIICLKELFNAPYFCKVEHAERFNIAEPIPGPTTDAMQRLARELAVVIVVPLFEKQAPGVYRNSAAVIDADGSLLGVYRKMHIPDDPLYLEKYYFTPGDGTPDATLDARVAAQATGFKVWKTRYANVGVLICWDQWYPEAARITALLGADVLFYPTAIGWHPAEKAEFGATQVDAWRTAQRAHAIANGVYVASPNRVGFEAEPGTAGLEFFGHSFISDPFGRLVADAGTDPAVLIATCDPTLIEETRRNWPFLRDRRIDAYAPILQRYLGS
- a CDS encoding YaeQ family protein, producing the protein MALSATIYNFEIQLADVDRGVYESLAFKVAQHPSETSEYLLTRVIAYCLEYQEGIAFSKGLAEPDEPAVVVRDLTGALRAWIEIGTPDAARLHRASKAAPRVAVYTHRDPRALVRQLSGQRIHRREAIDVHGVDFELLAALAERLERRMKFDLSATGGELYLTLGDRTLTGPVSRHSLAEG
- a CDS encoding agmatine deiminase family protein, coding for MPTPRSSSATSVRKRTTPTSQRRFPAEWEPHVATWIAWPHHEPDWPGKLEAVHWVYAEIARVLAACEPVEILCHNENVRARARAFLAAHGVTANVRLHLVPTDRVWLRDSAPTSVVRPDGSAEWMNWAFNAWAKYDNFSRDRKVGAAIARLSGVPRTAATRPDGAPMVLEGGAIDTDGRGTLLVTEECLLSDVQARNPGMTRAAYERAFAEWLGIRKTIWLGEGCVGDDTHGHVDDVARFAAHDVVLLAYEEDPSDDNHLRSVDNLKRLEAAGGRKGDFTVIKMPYPRPVMMDGVRLPASYANFYIANDVVIVPTFNDPNDRVALNILAEIFPAHRVVGIHAVDLVWGLGTLHCLTQQQVRGR